In Aspergillus oryzae RIB40 DNA, chromosome 6, one genomic interval encodes:
- a CDS encoding undecaprenyl diphosphate synthase family protein (cis-prenyltransferase) produces MGDILGDDKLKRHRGLYSARTAAINIIRRGPVPQHIAFIMDGNRRYAKGHGIPTAKGHYLGAEAMSNVVEACFLSGVKGVTVYAFSLENFKRPKEEIVQLMNLFKFQIYELCKPGGLAERFQVSIRVLGQLDLLDEDLKALLRQIMVDTRNRTGGFINCCVAYTSRDEIVTAMSRAVRSSQLKHSSADITDEVLTRYMYTADDPAVDVLVRTSGVSRLSDFLLWQCHEDTDIQIVDAMWPEFGIYHLFLVIVRWQRKQMNIGQANIQTAVELG; encoded by the exons ATGGGTGATATACTTGGGGATGACAAACTGAAGAGACACCGGGGGCTCTATTCAGCACGAACTGCTG CCATCAATATCATTCGAAGGGGACCTGTCCCCCAGCATATCGCATTTATTATGGACGGGAACCGACGGTATGCAAAGGGACACGGGATACCAACGGCAAAAGGGCATTATCTAGGTGCAGAAGCGATGTCAAAC GTTGTTGAAGCATGTTTTCTAAGTGGCGTTAAAGGTGTCACTGTGTACGCTTTCAGCCTTGAAAACTTCAAGCGgcccaaagaagagatagtTCAACTTATGAATCTATTCAAGTTCCAGATCTATGAACTATGCAAGCCAGGAGGTCTAGCAGAGCGCTTCCAAGTTTCTATCAGAGTGTTAGGTCAGTTGGACCTTTTGGACGAGGATTTGAAGGCACTATTGCGTCAAATTATGGTGGACACCCGGAATCGGACTGGGGGATTTATAAACTGCTGTGTTGCCTATACCTCCCGTGATGAGATAGTGACTGCCATGAGTAGAGCTGTGCGCTCCTCTCAACTTAAGCATTCGTCCGCGGATATCACGGATGAGGTTCTGACAAGATATATGTATACGGCTGACGATCCCGCAGTGGACGTATTGGTCCGGACGTCTGGTGTCAGTAGGTTGAGCGACTTTCTGCTCTGGCAGTGTCACGAAGACACTGATATTCAGATTGTGGACGCCATGTGGCCGGAGTTTGGCATctatcatctcttccttgtcatAGTACGATGGCAGAGAAAACAGATGAACATTGGCCAAGCCAATATTCAGACGGCG GTTGAACTAGGATGA
- a CDS encoding uncharacterized protein (predicted protein), with product MQTISVDVLVCGGGMSGMACAAFAAESGAKVLVVEKQAVVGGSSNYSAGMLADKETGIGFPIKIPQLHLHHQQRIRDSTGSQIFTNTAVVKLLQKQPGVPGSPIVGAIIRRGPVDGAGAVYYEVKAQHVVLATGGFQGNAGLTSMHLGQGGDNIFVRSNRGSVGDGLTLATAVGAGTSRGMNTYYGHLLAAPLRSEDVDPKNFLSLAQYQSKYCLLINEHGRRFADETTGDEIVNQYLAKQEKRRGFLIFNDRTRRQHCISAPFPNAGEIDRLEKAREHGCNVASAPSLDGLAEILNQWGVDGSQALRTIEQYDRFIRLGDKTSTLDAPVGKAGKPPVSLVEELIKK from the exons ATGCAAACAATCTCAGTCGACGTCCTGGTGTGTGGCGGAGGCATGTCGGGCATGGCCTGCGCCGCCTTCGCCGCCGAGTCCGGGGCTAAAGTCCTAGTGGTAGAGAAGCAAGCAGTTGTTGGCGGTTCGTCAAACTACTCTGCGGGGATGTT AGCTGACAAAGAAACAGGCATCGGCTTTCCCATCAAGATCCCTCAGCTCCACctacaccaccaacaacGCATACGGGATAGCACAggatcccagatcttcaCCAATACCGCCGTCGTCAAACTCCTTCAAAAGCAGCCTGGTGTTCCCGGTTCTCCTATCGTCGGCGCGATCATTCGACGTGGGCCAGTAGATGGCGCGGGCGCTGTCTATTACGAAGTCAAGGCTCAGCACGTAGTCCTTGCCACCGGGGGGTTCCAGGGGAATGCAGGACTGACATCTATGCACCTCGGCCAGGGAGGAGACAATATCTTTGTACGCTCGAATCGAGGATCAGTAGGGGATGGATTAACGCTGGCCACTGCGGTAGGAGCAGGCACGAGTCGGGGGATGAATACGTATTATGGCCATTTATTGGCGGCTCCTTTGCGGTCAGAAGATGTCGATCCCAAGAACTTTTTGTCGCTGGCACAATACC AAAGCAAATATTGCCTGCTCATTAACGAGCACGGACGGAGGTTTGCCGACGAGACGACCGGGGATGAAATCGTGAACCAATATCTTGCGAAACAGGAGAAGCGTCGTGGATTCCTTATATTCAA CGACCGGACAAGAAGACAGCACTGCATTTCGGCTCCGTTCCCCAACGCGGGAGAGATTGATCGGCTCGAGAAAGCCCGCGAACACGGATGCAACGTCGCTAGTGCTCCCTCCCTAGACGGGTTAGCAGAGATCCTCAATCAGTGGGGGGTAGATGGCTCGCAAGCCCTCCGAACAATCGAACAGTACGATCGCTTCATACGGCTGGGCGATAAGACATCTACGCTCGACGCGCCGGtcggaaaagctggaaagcctcctgtttctttggtggaAG AACTAATCAAGAAATAA
- a CDS encoding uncharacterized protein (predicted protein), which translates to MALREIKMPSSTAQPSGVLLVGSIPFTTTEEVLSKVCSALPGRLRSIPDGETNVRNNYIGWQLDCFPKETRNSILGVATAEVPPDHRGTFSLESVKPTQFDAAALESYKTFIKLRDKGAIPQGVRFQVSLPSPLNSIKAHVKADFQPQLEPLYEHRILESLATIIEGIPAEDLAIQ; encoded by the exons ATGGCTTTGAGAGAAATCAAG ATGCCAAGTAGCACTGCCCAACCCTCAGGAGTCCTACTGGTGGGAAGTATCCCCTTCACTACCACCGAAGAGGTCTTAAGCAAAGTGTGTTCAGCCTTACCCGGACGCCTGCGATCCATCCCAGACGGCGAAACCAATGTACGGAATAACTACATCGGCTGGCAGCTGGACTGTTTCCCGAAGGAAACTAGAAACTCCATATTAGGTGTTGCCACCGCTGAGGTACCACCTGATCATCGTGGCACTTTCAGCCTAGAGTCAGTCAAACCAACGCAATTTGATGCAGCCGCCCTAGAGTCCTACAAGACATTTATAAAGCTGCGTGACAAAGGCGCCATTCCTCAGGGCGTGCGGTTCCAAGTCTCACTTCCCTCCCCCTTGAACTCGATCAAGGCACATGTGAAAGCCGATTTTCAACCTCAGCTAGAGCCCCTCTACGAACACCGCattcttgaatccttggcTACCATTATTGAAGGAATTCCCGCTGAGGACCTCGCAATTCAATGA
- the mfsA gene encoding glucose-inactivated glycerol proton symporter STL1 (predicted transporter (major facilitator superfamily)), with amino-acid sequence MWTTTSGLSGRSLRLSITFAAVVGFSLFGYNQGMMAGLLNGDEFVDSFPILKMPDNPTAGEKHYIDVIRGAVTSCYELGCFFGALFSMFLGDKLGRTRLIFMGASILIIGALLTTVCFTGHWEVGQFVIGRVVSGIGNGMNTATIPVWQSECSGAHNRGFLVCFEGAMIAGGTFIAYWVVFGMSHAADSVQWRFPVALQIFFALVVAAGAMMLPDSPSWFVMRGLDKEACEVLGKLKGTSPDSDQVLHDFNFLKQDMESSKNTQSNWKTVFTFGKTQEFQRLLIGCSGQFFQQFTGCNAAIYYSTLLFQENLGMEKYLSLIMGGVFATVYVLATIPSFFMIEKVGRRNLYLVGFLGQGLSFVITFACLIKETEENSKGAAVGIFLFITFFAFTLLPLPWIYPPEINPLRTRTVGASASTCTNWICNFAVVMFTPLFAGQSPWGVYLFFALFNFLGLIFGFFFYVETAGRELEEVDIIYAKAHVEGKMAWRVANTMPKLSFEEITQQSRELGLDTNDHGVHEKTELGLSSDSGQETEEVHEKH; translated from the coding sequence ATGTGGACGACCACTAGCGGCCTGAGTGGTCGGTCGCTCCGATTGAGCATCACCTTTGCCGCTGTCGTGGGTTTCTCGCTTTTTGGCTACAACCAGGGCATGATGGCTGGCCTCCTCAACGGCGACGAGTTCGTGGACTCTTTTCCAATCCTCAAAATGCCTGACAATCCGACTGCGGGCGAAAAGCACTACATCGACGTCATCCGTGGTGCTGTCACATCCTGTTACGAGCTTGGCTGTTTCTTCGGCGCGTTATTCTCCATGTTCTTGGGCGACAAACTCGGCCGTACTCGCCTGATCTTTATGGGTGCCAGTATCCTGATCATTGGGGCCTTGTTGACAACGGTCTGCTTCACTGGTCATTGGGAAGTTGGTCAGTTTGTCATCGGCCGTGTTGTATCGGGTATTGGAAATGGTATGAACACCGCTACAATCCCAGTTTGGCAATCAGAGTGCTCCGGCGCTCACAATCGTGGTTTTCTGGTGTGCTTTGAGGGCGCCATGATCGCTGGTGGTACTTTCATTGCCTACTGGGTGGTCTTCGGTATGTCGCACGCCGCCGATTCTGTCCAATGGCGATTCCCGGTGGCGCTGCAGATCTTTTTCGCGTTGGTTGTGGCTGCTGGTGCCATGATGCTCCCGGATTCTCCGTCTTGGTTTGTCATGAGAGGGCTCGACAAGGAGGCCTGTGAAGTTCTTGGCAAGCTGAAGGGTACCTCTCCTGATTCTGATCAAGTCCTTCATGACTTCAACTTCTTAAAACAAGACATGGAATCCTCAAAGAACACACAGTCAAACTGGAAGACGGTTTTCACATTTGGCAAAACCCAGGAATTCCAGCGCCTTCTCATTGGCTGTTCCGGTCAGTTTTTCCAGCAGTTTACTGGCTGTAACGCTGCAATCTACTACTCAACATTACTTTTCCAAGAGAACCTAGGTATGGAGAAATACCTATCTCTAATTATGGGAGGTGTATTCGCGACTGTTTACGTTTTGGCAACTATCCCGTCATTTTTTATGATTGAAAAAGTCGGCCGTCGTAACCTCTATCTGGTGGGTTTCCTAGGCCAAGGGCTGAGCTTTGTTATCACATTTGCTTGCTTGATTAAGGAAACTGAGGAGAACTCGAAGGGTGCTGCTGTTGGCATCTTTTTGTTCATTACCTTCTTTGCATTTACTCTGTTGCCACTGCCCTGGATCTACCCCCCTGAGATCAACCCACTTCGGACACGTACTGTCGGCGCGTCGGCATCGACCTGTACTAATTGGATCTGCAACTTTGCCGTGGTTATGTTCACACCCCTTTTCGCTGGTCAGAGCCCATGGGGTGtgtatctcttcttcgcgctcttcaacttcctcggTCTgatcttcggcttcttcttctatgTTGAAACAGCCGGCCGTGAGCTTGAAGAGGTCGACATCATCTACGCCAAAGCCCATGTCGAAGGGAAGATGGCATGGAGGGTCGCCAACACCATGCCCAAGCTCAGCTTCGAAGAAATCACCCAGCAGTCTCGCGAGCTGGGCCTGGACACCAACGACCATGGCGTGCACGAGAAGACTGAGCTTGGCCTCAGCAGTGACAGTGGCCAGGAGACTGAAGAGGTCCACGAGAAGCATTAA
- a CDS encoding uncharacterized protein (multidrug resistance-associated protein/mitoxantrone resistance protein, ABC superfamily) has product MADQACDRADNAFGPKVRGCRDETDFTLFFEQSFFSLLPSICFLVCSLYRYLKLVKKERVLKSSLDGLMFAKLTAIATLGCLQVALIVLYALPGGELTRVSIASGVLGFLATLTLAVMSYQEHHRSIRPSILLGVYLTISTLLDGSQARTLWLRGNHRPIAIVFFAMVVLKLITLVIESIQKRHLLRGPYSHYPSDALGSMYNRGVFWWLNSLLLQGSSHLFQQGDLPPLDPKLASETVGYQMESAWQGCSKTSRYSLAWVALRVACRPLLCVICPRICLIGFNIAQPLLIYRVISFLDDPTNDQTRFIGRALIGAALLVYSGIALSTASYQHQIYRYITLIRGGLLSLIYNQTLRLSAGTLTDHSAATLMSEDFDRIAVGFEHSDVVWASPIEVALAIYILYREIGLACFAPVIIVVGCAGSAYSLSKRAKVAQQHWMNALQDRISSTSFFLSNIKGIRISGLSEPSSTKIDNLRIHELNKSKRFRQNATTRMTIGVLPETIGPAAAFIVYVLIARRSGQGILDPAKAFSALSLVSLLSKPILNFLYAFPILVASLSSYDRIQNYLLMNQGRLNSALASLEQSKPRERDLYPVKVPVLDTVQLQTLDQPDRRKPSNSLIKINNASFSFKTDDKPTFQGVSINIKRDSAYILIGPVGSGKSAFLLALLGELKLTEGTMLKAPECGIAYCSQEPWLPNLSIRSIIQGPSDFDEIWYAEVINVCCLETDIASLPQQDMTVIGIKGMRLSGGQRRRISLARAVYSRKQLLLLDDITSGLDTVTENLVIQRLLGQKGICRKYGLTVVLATHKVHFKHMVDTIIEVNPDSSTVNVQRSYQIPETPEIYEDDPMIQLDVCPGNPQPDIPEEQATRVSEAPSDVSRRIGDASLYLLYAKEMGLASVIMVISTSIGFCFFSRFPNIWLKWWSEAESREPSKRNVRYIVGYAAFGVSATVCFLLLYWIFLVESIPRTSIRLHRRLLKAVTAAPLSSLILVDTGFILNRFSQDMSLLDMRLPGAMIQTLDGLLDAIAEGVLIAQSSPWTALTFFPLLAILYAIQKFYLRTSRQIRHLDLEAKSPLFTSIIETCDGITTIRAFAWQETFRQLNMSLIDESQKPFYLMYSIQCWLTLVLNLLVMGILVVLVALAVELRNTSGGALGVALNNVSAISATLAYVIQAWTSLETSIGALARLKSFQSETPSEHLPNECHDPGSTWPSTGMIQFIDVTTQYRADLKPVLHDINIKIPSGAKVGICGRSGSGKSSLIMSLLRLNEITKGNIFIDDVDITQIPRETIRRQLAVLPQDPLILSGSIRLNLDPLQKHTDEAITSALSRVGMLKSLLSKGFDLDSLVRKDTFSSGQQQLISIARTLLNPSPILLLDEATSMMDMQTEATIMNLVREQFGNRTVVAVAHRLHTIVDFDLVFVMYQGTIVESGTPAELLQNREGWFTNLWMKQVQDGAQHVDEPA; this is encoded by the exons ATGGCAGATCAGGCATGCGACCGTGCCGACAACGCCTTCGGACCCAAAGTTCGGGGGTGTCGCGATGAGACGGATTTCACCCTATTCTTTGagcaatctttcttctcattacTTCCCTCTATATGCTTCTTGGTGTGTTCTCTGTACCGATATTTGAAGCTTgtcaaaaaggaaagggtaCTCAAGTCCTCACTGGACGGACTAATGTTTGCAAAATTG ACAGCGATAGCCACTCTCGGATGCCTGCAAGTAGCGTTGATCGTTCTTTATGCCTTACCTGGCGGCGAGTTGACGAGAGTTTCTATCGCATCCGGTGTGCTCGGCTTCCTGGCCACACTGACCCTGGCTGTTATGTCCTACCAAGAACATCATCGTTCAATTCGTCCATCTATTTTGTTGGGTGTATATCTTACCATTAGTACTCTTTTAGATGGCAGTCAAGCGCGGACCTTATGGCTGAGAGGAAATCATCGACCAATCGCGATTGTATTCTTTGCAATGGTTGTTCTTAAACTGATCACACTAGTAATTGAGTCTATTCAAAAACGTCATCTGCTGAGAGGTCCTTACTCTCATTACCCCTCGGACGCTCTAGGAAGCATGTACAATCGAGGTGTGTTCTGGTGGTTGAATTCGCTTCTCCTCCAGGGCTCTTCCCACCTTTTTCAGCAAGGGGACCTTCCGCCACTGGATCCAAAATTGGCATCGGAAACTGTCGGCTATCAAATGGAATCTGCCTGGCAAGGATGTTCGAAAACTTCAAGGTATAGCCTTGCGTGGGTAGCATTGAGGGTCGCTTGTAGACCTCTACTCTGTGTTATATGTCCCCGAATCTGTTTAATTGGCTTCAACATCGCACAGCCACTTCTGATTTACCGGGTGATTTCATTCCTGGACGATCCAACGAATGACCAAACCCGCTTCATTGGTCGGGCATTAATAGGTGCTGCTCTTTTGGTATACTCAGGAATTGCACTTTCTACGGCAAGCTACCAGCATCAAATCTATCGATACATCACCCTAATTCGTGGGGGCCTTCTTAGCCTGATATACAACCAGACGCTTCGTCTTTCAGCAGGTACGCTGACTGATCACTCCGCAGCTACTCTGATGAGTGAGGACTTTGATCGAATTGCAGTAGGCTTTGAACACTCAGACGTAGTATGGGCTTCACCCATTGAGGTGGCCTTGGCAATCTATATCTTGTACCGGGAAATCGGGCTCGCTTGCTTTGCGCCTGTGATTATTGTGGTTG GATGCGCTGGATCTGCCTATAGTTTGTCAAAACGGGCAAAGGTCGCACAACAACACTGGATGAACGCTTTACAGGATAGAATTAGTTCGacatctttttttctcaGCAACATCAAAGGGATTCGCATATCTGGCCTCTCAGAACCATCATCTACCAAAATTGATAATCTGCGTATCCACGAGTTGAACAAATCTAAAAGGTTTCGGCAGAATGCTACCACCAGAATGACCATCGGTGTCCTTCCGGAGACAATCGGGCCTGCTGCAGCTTTCATTGTCTATGTTCTTATCGCTAGGCGCTCCGGTCAAGGCATACTCGATCCGGCGAAAGCTTTCTCGGCCTTATCTCTTGTCAGTCTACTCAGCAAGCCTATACTGAATTTCTTGTACGCTTTCCCCATACTCGTCGCTTCCTTGAGCTCCTATGACCGGATCCAGAATTATCTCTTGATGAACCAGGGGAGGCTGAATTCTGCCTTAGCTTCTTTGGAACAATCGAAGCCACGGGAGAGAGATCTGTACCCAGTAAAGGTCCCAGTTTTAGACACTGTGCAGCTCCAGACACTGGACCAGCCAGACCGGCGCAAGCCGTCTAATTCTTTaatcaagatcaacaacgcttcattttcctttaAGACAGATGATAAACCCACATTTCAAGGGGTCTCTATAAACATCAAACGAGACAGTGCTTATATTCTCATTGGACCGGTCGGAAGTGGCAAGAGCGCGTTCTTGCTGGCGCTACTTGGAGAGCTCAAGCTGACAGAGGGAACAATGCTCAAGGCACCAGAATGCGGAATTGCTTACTGCTCCCAAGAGCCATGGCTACCAAACCTTTCTATCCGCAGTATCATTCAAGGTCCTTCAGACTTCGATGAAATCTGGTATGCAGAGGTGATCAATGTATGCTGTCTTGAAACGGATATTGCCAGTCTCCCACAGCAAGACATGACTGTGATTGGAATTAAAGGTATGCGTCTAAGTGGAGGTCAAAGACGACGTATCAGCCTCGCAAGAGCTGTCTACTCACGGAAacagcttcttctgttgGATGACATCACCAGTGGGCTTGATACGGTGACAGAGAACCTGGTCATCCAAAGGCTGTTGGGACAGAAAGGTATATGTCGGAAGTATGGCTTAACTGTAGTTCTTGCAACGCACAAAG TACATTTCAAACACATGGTTGACACTATTATCGAGGTTAATCCAGACAGCTCCACTGTGAATGTTCAGCGGTCTTATCAGATCCCCGAAACCCCAGAAATATATGAGGATGATCCCATGATACAGCTCGATGTTTGTCCTGGCAACCCGCAACCCGATATTCCGGAAGAGCAGGCTACGAGAGTAAGCGAAGCACCCTCCGATGTGTCTCGGAGGATAGGTGATGCCAGTCTATATCTCCTCTATGCAAAGGAAATGGGCCTAGCCTCCGTGATCATGGTCATTTCGACATCGATtgggttttgtttcttcagcAGGTTCCCCAATATCTGGCTTAAGTGGTGGTCCGAGGCGGAAAGTCGGGAGCCTAGCAAGCGCAATGTCCGTTATATAGTTGGCTACGCAGCCTTTGGGGTCTCCGCCACAGTCTGCTTCCTTTTACTGTACTGGATCTTTCTGGTTGAATCCATACCTCGCACTTCTATTCGTTTACACAGAAGACTGCTGAAAGCTGTCACAGCAGCCCCTCTCTCGTCTCTCATTTTAGTTGATACCGGATTCATATTAAATCGCTTCAGCCAGGATATGTCTTTACTCGACATGAGGCTCCCGGGTGCGATGATACAGACTCTAGACGGTCTTCTTGATGCAATCGCTGAAGGTGTCCTAATCGCGCAATCGTCCCCGTGGACAGCAttgactttcttccctcttttggcCATTCTTTACGCTATACAAAAGTTCTACTTGCGTACATCGCGGCAGATTCGACACTTGGACCTTGAGGCAAAATCACCCCTTTTCACCAGTATCATCGAAACATGCGACGGTATTACTACGATCCGGGCATTTGCCTGGCAAGAAACTTTCCGTCAGCTCAACATGTCCCTGATCGACGAATCACAGAAACCATTCTATCTCATGTACTCAATCCAGTGCTGGTTAACCCTTGTTCTCAACTTACTGGTGATGGGAATTCTTGTTGTTCTGGTTGCTTTGGCCGTTGAACTGCGCAACACATCTGGCGGCGCTCTTGGTGTTGCGCTCAACAATGTTTCCGCCATTAGCGCGACTTTGGCATACGTTATTCAAGCCTGGACCTCGCTCGAAACATCAATAGGGGCTTTGGCAAGACTGAAAAGCTTTCAATCTGAAACACCGTCCGAGCATCTTCCAAACGAATGCCATGATCCCGGAAGTACGTGGCCATCGACAGGCATGATCCAATTCATTGATGTCACAACACAATACCG AGCCGACTTAAAGCCTGTGTTACACGATATCAACATCAAAATACCCTCGGGGGCCAAAGTAGGCATATGCGGGCGTTCAGGAAG CGGGAAAAGCTCCCTAATAATGAGTTTGCTGCGGCTAAACGAAATCACAAAAGGAAACATTTTCATCGACGACGTTGACATCACCCAGATCCCTCGAGAGACCATCCGACGCCAGTTGGCCGTATTACCACAGGACCCATTGATCTTGTCAGGGTCAATACGCTTGAACCTTGATCCGTTGCAAAAGCATACCGACGAGGCCATTACTTCTGCTCTTTCTCGGGTGGGAATGCTAAAATCATTGTTATCCAAAGGATTTGACCTAGACAGCCTCGTTAGGAAAGACACATTTTCTTCCGGTCAGCAGCAACTCATTTCCATTGCGCGGACATTGTTGAACCCATCTCCTATCTTGCTGCTCGATGAAGCGACGTCAATGATGGATATGCAGACAGAAGCGACTATCATGAACTTGGTCCGGGAGCAGTTCGGAAATCGTACTGTGGTTGCAGTGGCCCATCGACTTCATACGATAGTTGACTTTGATCTCGTGTTTGTCATGTATCAGGGGACTATTGTTGAGTCTGGGACGCCGGCTGAGCTACTTCAGAATAGAGAGGGGTGGTTTACAAACTTATGGATGAAGCAAGTTCAGGATGGTGCTCAGCATGTCGATGAGCCTGCATAG
- a CDS encoding uncharacterized protein (predicted protein), whose amino-acid sequence MPSSQNTSCDEATSLLQETPGSPDQVYRGKKAPSDSHWITTVILLCGGAVLFDLSNNLGSVAEVAILEDIVCRDYYATTTANPILPSLERCKIDPVQTEIALLNGWRETFETIPAILLALPYGMLADKIGYRPVALLAFLGNAMSSNWSRVVC is encoded by the exons ATGCCTTCATCGCAGAATACCTCTTGCGATGAAGCAACAAGTCTGCTTCAAGAGACCCCAGGAAGCCCAGATCAGGTATATAGAGGCAAGAAAGCCCCATCTGACTCACACTGGATCACTACAGTTATATTGCTGTGCGGTGGAGCGGTCCTGTTCGATCTTTCAAACAATTTGGGTTCGGTCGCAGAGGTTGCGATCTTAGAAGATATAGTATGCCGGGATTATTATGCTACCACTACTGCGAACCCGATTCTTCCGAGTTTAGAAAGATGTAAGATAGACCCTGTCCAGACTGAGATTGCTCTGCTCAATGGCTGGCGAGAAACCTTCGAGACTATCCCTG CCATACTTCTTGCCTTGCCTTACGGCATGCTGGCGGACAAGATTGGTTACAGGCCAGTCGCTTTATTGGCCTTCCTGGGCAATGCCATGAGCTCCAACTGGAGTAGAGTAGTTTGTTAG
- a CDS encoding uncharacterized protein (amidases), with translation MVNVLWKHQGDCSTIVYSCIYHFVTMPSASWEDLAADKRARLEKSIPDEWKFKSVPIEGSVIDLPEKSGILSPSEIKITNSSATELVAQLANGTLKSVDVTLAFCKRAALAHQLVNCAHDFFPELALAQARELDRYFETHKKPVGPLHGLPISLKDQLRVKGTETCMAYISWLGKRDTSDSILTALLRKAGAVFLVKTSVPQTLMVCETVNNIIGRTSNPRNLNLSCGGSSGGEGAMIAMRGGAIGIGTDIGGSIRVPAAFNSLYGIRPSHGRLPYGGMTNSMEGQETIHSVVGPIAHSAQDVRLFLQSVLKEEPWKYDSKVIPLPWREAEENAAQAKIAEKSLNFAFYDFDGVVSISRSSSFAIMPDSWIRYVLTLRLLVALRSSGLRSRRTDIPWHPGHPTSMHLP, from the exons ATGGTCAATGTTCTGTGGAAACACCAGGGTGATTGCTCTACCATCGTCTACAGCTGTATTTATCACTTTGTCACTATGCCATCTGCCAGCTGGGAAGATCTCGCTGCCGACAAGAGGGCACGTTTGGAGAAGTCCATCCCCGACGAATGGAAATTCAAGTCAGTCCCAATAGAAGGCTCGGTCATCGATCTACCTGAGAAGTCTGGGATTCTGTCGCCTTCTGAAATAAAGATTACAAACTCGTCTGCCACAGAACTTGTCGCTCAATTAGCCAATGGCACGTTGAAGTCCGTGGATGTGACACTCGCATTCTGTAAAAGAGCTGCACTGGCTCATCAACTT GTTAATTGCGCACATGACTTCTTCCCAGAGCTAGCACTAGCCCAGGCCAGGGAACTTGATCGGTATTTCGAGACGCACAAGAAACCCGTGGGACCATTGCATGGATTACCGATTTCTTTGAAAGACCAATTACGAGTCAAG GGAACTGAAACATGCATGGCCTATATCTCTTGGCTGGGTAAGCGCGACACCAGCGATTCGATATTGACTGCCCTCTTGAGAAAAGCGGGCGCAGTATTCCTTGTTAAGACGAGTGTACCACAAACATTGATGGTATGTGAGACCGTCAATAATATTATCGGTCGGACATCGAACCCAAGGAATCTCAACCTTTCTTGCGGTGGTAGTTCGGGAGGCGAAGGTGCCATGATTGCAATGCGTGGAGGCGCCATCGGTATAGGAACTGATATCG GTGGATCTATTCGTGTCCCAGCCGCATTCAACTCCTTGTATGGGATTCGTCCAAGTCACGGTCGTCTGCCTTACGGTGGTATGACGAACAGCATGGAAGGTCAGGAAACGATACACAGCGTCGTTGGACCAATTGCGCATTCTGCTCAAG ATGTCAGACTCTTCCTTCAGTCTGTCCTTAAGGAGGAACCTTGGAAGTATGATTCGAAAGTCATACCGCTTCCTTGGagggaggccgaggagaacGCCGCCCAAGCAAAAATTGCTGAGAAGAGTCTAAATTTCGCATTTTACGATTTTGATGGCGTTGTAAGTATTAGtcgctcctcctccttcgcaaTCATGCCTGACAGTTGGATAAGGTACGTCCTCACCCTCCGATTACTCGTGGCGTTGAGATCGTCCGGTCTACGCTCGAGAAGGACGGACATACCGTGGCACCCTGGACACCCTACAAGCATGCATTTGCCGTAG